A genomic region of Halobaculum lipolyticum contains the following coding sequences:
- a CDS encoding HalOD1 output domain-containing protein: MTADHTASGGGNDDSLTIRSDWTAFDRPSTGVVLAVSEAVGRDPETLPVLNDRIDGDALDTVIAESGGDVEVSFSYAGTIVRVSSGGAVVVERDE, encoded by the coding sequence ATGACGGCAGACCACACGGCGAGCGGAGGGGGGAACGACGACTCGCTGACGATCAGATCCGACTGGACAGCGTTCGACCGTCCGAGCACGGGCGTCGTCCTCGCCGTGAGCGAGGCGGTCGGGCGAGACCCCGAGACGCTGCCCGTCCTCAACGATCGGATCGACGGCGACGCGCTCGACACCGTGATCGCGGAGTCGGGCGGCGACGTCGAGGTCAGCTTCTCGTACGCGGGCACGATCGTCCGCGTCTCCTCGGGCGGGGCGGTCGTCGTCGAACGGGACGAGTGA
- a CDS encoding alkaline phosphatase family protein codes for MNDRERSRLRTLLIGLDGACWPVIDPMLEEGTLPALASLFAEGVTGDLDSQIPPWTPSAWPSLYTGVNPGKHGVFDFLRFDGYDWGLVDRTDVREHAIWELLDRRGLSSVVVNVPVTGPPRPFDGALVPGYVSPEDPTCHPEGLLADLRDRPGGYEVYAPDHVDGDDRVDWYERLTRMRGDAFRRLADEHDPHFGFLQFQQTDTVFHERPDDDEAIRRVFSAVDDEVARTLDHCDPDTVIVASDHGIGPYEGPEFRVNNFLRGESLVSTTTGEGGMPTWGELARDGDDAPTLARRLVQAGSAVGLTSQRLGRLLAALRLDDFVLDHVSKETVHAATERVDFPASTAYMRSRTELGVRINKAGREPNGVVSPSEYPSIRDDLIAALESVRTPDGDPVFSAVVPREDVYHGPYVDEAPDVVTLPREFDVLLSASLRDEPFGPPSEAWNHKPTGLVSVSGTGVDPDTPLDRAHLFDVAPTVLSSMGVPPSDRMDGETLAPVSSVPPIEYAPFSVREVDRADTESVEQRLSGLGYLEGDG; via the coding sequence GTGAACGACCGAGAGCGGTCTCGACTCCGAACCCTCCTGATCGGTCTCGACGGCGCCTGTTGGCCGGTGATCGACCCGATGCTCGAGGAGGGCACGCTGCCGGCGCTCGCTTCCCTGTTCGCGGAGGGCGTCACGGGGGACCTCGACTCGCAGATCCCGCCGTGGACCCCGAGCGCGTGGCCGTCCCTCTACACCGGTGTCAACCCCGGTAAGCACGGCGTATTCGACTTCCTCCGGTTCGACGGGTACGACTGGGGGTTGGTCGACCGCACCGACGTCCGGGAGCACGCCATCTGGGAGCTGCTCGACCGCCGCGGCCTGTCCAGCGTCGTCGTGAACGTCCCCGTGACGGGACCGCCGCGCCCGTTCGACGGCGCGCTCGTCCCGGGCTACGTCTCCCCCGAGGACCCGACGTGCCACCCCGAGGGCTTGCTCGCCGACCTCCGCGACCGGCCGGGCGGCTACGAGGTGTACGCCCCCGACCACGTCGACGGCGACGACCGCGTGGACTGGTACGAGCGGCTTACCCGGATGCGCGGGGACGCGTTCCGCCGGTTGGCCGACGAGCACGACCCACACTTCGGGTTCCTGCAGTTCCAGCAGACGGACACCGTCTTCCACGAGCGCCCCGACGACGACGAGGCGATCCGACGCGTCTTCTCGGCCGTCGACGACGAGGTCGCCCGCACGCTCGACCACTGCGACCCCGACACGGTGATCGTCGCCAGCGACCACGGGATCGGCCCGTACGAGGGTCCCGAGTTCCGCGTCAACAACTTCCTCCGCGGCGAGTCGCTCGTCTCGACGACGACCGGCGAGGGCGGGATGCCCACGTGGGGGGAGTTGGCCCGCGACGGCGACGACGCGCCCACGCTGGCCCGCCGGCTCGTCCAGGCGGGGTCGGCGGTGGGGCTGACGAGCCAGCGGCTCGGCCGACTGTTGGCCGCGCTGCGGCTCGACGACTTCGTGCTCGATCACGTGTCGAAGGAGACGGTCCACGCCGCCACCGAACGCGTCGACTTCCCCGCCTCGACGGCGTACATGCGCTCGCGGACGGAGCTGGGCGTCCGGATCAACAAGGCCGGGCGCGAGCCGAACGGCGTCGTCTCCCCCAGCGAGTACCCCTCGATCCGCGACGACCTGATCGCGGCGTTGGAGTCGGTACGGACGCCCGACGGCGACCCCGTGTTCTCGGCGGTCGTCCCGCGCGAGGACGTCTACCACGGCCCGTACGTGGACGAGGCCCCCGACGTCGTCACGCTGCCCCGGGAGTTCGACGTGCTGCTGTCGGCGTCGCTGCGCGACGAGCCGTTCGGCCCGCCATCCGAGGCGTGGAACCACAAGCCGACCGGACTGGTGTCGGTGTCGGGCACCGGCGTCGACCCCGACACGCCGCTGGACCGTGCGCACCTGTTCGACGTCGCGCCGACGGTGCTGTCGTCGATGGGCGTCCCGCCGAGCGACCGGATGGACGGGGAGACGCTGGCGCCGGTGTCGTCGGTGCCGCCGATCGAGTACGCGCCGTTCAGCGTCCGCGAGGTCGACCGCGCCGACACCGAGTCCGTCGAGCAACGGCTCTCGGGTCTGGGCTACCTCGAGGGGGACGGATGA
- a CDS encoding GNAT family N-acetyltransferase, which yields MSIEIRSVDDDETWNGYLDHARTPTPFHRAESLAALARAADARLHRLGGFKGQEPVGVFPVFELERGPVTGVFSPPPDLKVPYLGPSLVVRGSRPKRRRLERQHHEFVERALDHLAATVDPSLVHLRTPPGYEDVRPFSWRAYDVDPRYTYVVDLSRDADDLLASFSSDARRNVTDDYDVDYTIDVGGPAEIRTIVERTAARYAEQGEPFPVEPDFVVDLYEALPEGMVRPTVCRVDGDVVAGTICIEGYGTAIRWLGSAKPAGDLPANDIIDWRYCRAAADRGVTAFDLAGANNQRIAEYKAKFSPDLVPYYRLKCCSRTMDVAVSLYNKLR from the coding sequence ATGAGCATCGAGATCCGGTCCGTCGACGACGACGAGACGTGGAACGGCTACCTCGACCACGCGCGGACGCCGACGCCGTTCCACCGCGCGGAGTCGCTGGCGGCGCTGGCTCGCGCGGCCGACGCGCGCCTCCACCGGCTCGGCGGCTTCAAGGGCCAGGAACCGGTCGGTGTCTTCCCCGTGTTCGAACTCGAGCGCGGACCGGTCACCGGGGTGTTCTCCCCGCCGCCGGATCTGAAGGTGCCGTATCTCGGTCCCAGCCTCGTCGTCAGGGGGAGCCGGCCGAAGCGTCGCCGGCTCGAACGCCAGCACCACGAGTTCGTCGAACGGGCGCTCGACCACCTGGCGGCGACGGTCGATCCGTCGCTCGTCCACCTCCGGACGCCTCCCGGCTACGAGGACGTCCGCCCGTTCTCGTGGCGCGCCTACGACGTCGACCCCCGGTACACGTACGTCGTCGACCTCTCCCGGGACGCCGACGACCTGCTCGCCAGCTTCAGCTCCGACGCCCGCCGGAACGTCACCGACGACTACGACGTCGACTACACGATCGACGTCGGCGGGCCGGCGGAGATCCGGACGATCGTCGAACGGACGGCCGCCCGGTACGCCGAGCAGGGGGAGCCGTTCCCCGTCGAACCCGACTTCGTGGTCGACCTCTACGAGGCGCTCCCCGAGGGGATGGTGCGCCCGACCGTGTGTCGCGTCGACGGCGACGTCGTCGCGGGCACGATCTGTATCGAGGGGTACGGGACGGCGATCCGGTGGCTCGGCTCGGCCAAGCCCGCCGGCGACCTCCCGGCGAACGACATCATCGACTGGCGCTACTGCCGGGCGGCCGCCGACCGCGGCGTCACCGCCTTCGACCTCGCGGGCGCCAACAACCAGCGCATCGCCGAGTACAAGGCGAAGTTCTCCCCCGACCTCGTGCCGTACTACCGGCTCAAGTGCTGTTCGCGCACGATGGACGTGGCCGTCTCCCTGTACAACAAACTCCGGTAG